From the genome of Tachysurus fulvidraco isolate hzauxx_2018 chromosome 20, HZAU_PFXX_2.0, whole genome shotgun sequence, one region includes:
- the si:ch73-1a9.3 gene encoding non-histone chromosomal protein HMG-like isoform X1, with the protein MPKRSKANNDTEASEPKRRSARLVNKPAPPKAEPKAKPKKAPVKPKKTKEPKEDKPKNEEKKEDVPVENGEAKADDDEPATEETEKKDDAAE; encoded by the exons ATGCCCAAAAGGAGCAAA gcAAACAATGACACCGAAGCCAGTGAG cccaAACGGAGATCGGCAAGATTGGTAAAC AAACCGGCGCCTCCTAAGGCAGAGCCGAAGGCGAAGCCGAAG AAGGCACCCGTGAAGCCCAAAAAGACCAAGGAGCCCAAGGAGGACAAACCCAAAAAcgaggagaagaaagaggatGTCCCTGTCGAGAATGGCGAGGCAAAGGCTGATGATGAT GAACCAGCAACAGAAGAGACGGAGAAGAAGGACGACGCAGCAGAATAA
- the LOC113650194 gene encoding histamine N-methyltransferase-like: protein MSTEQQAEDSKGKKTIKMQSLLDDYSKYLMTFELLLANSAEHQCMKDFIQTTLPDILANIGSGESTLNVMGVGTGSGEIDLEILKLLHKMHPDAKVENEVVEPSDVMLNKHKALLSKTPGLDYVKFTFNEMTAVEFEKEWKTRNSEKKMHFINMIQMLYYVEDPEATLSFYRSLLHKDGKVLLILLAGECAWARLTEMFEDQMYKQGTAQNLSTSRIKSFLDSKKIPYKNYKLQSLLDITECFIPGDKKGDKILDLLTEVIEFRKTASTEQKAKVMEFLKLNSQTVNGRILFDCSTEALLIDA from the exons ATGTCTACAGAACAACAGGCTGAAGACAgcaa gggaaaaaaaacaataaagatgCAGAGCCTTCTGGACGATTATTCTAAATACCTTATGACCTTTGAGCTGCTGTTGGCGAATTCTGCCGAACACCAGTGCATGAAAGATTTCATCCAAACAACTCTTCCAGATATCCTGGCcaa CATCGGATCAGGAGAATCCACTCTGAACGTGATGGGAGTAGGAACCGGATCAG GTGAGATCGACCTGGAAATTCTCAAACTGCTGCATAAAATGCACCCAGATGCCAAAGTGGAGAACGAGGTGGTGGAGCCCAGCGACGTCATGCTTAACAAACATAAAG CTTTATTATCCAAAACACCCGGACTCGACTACGTGAAATTCACTTTTAATGAGATGACTGCGGTGGAGTTTGAGAAGGAATGGAAGACCAGGAACTCTGAGAAGAAGATGCACTTTATTAACATGATTCAG ATGCTGTACTATGTGGAGGATCCAGAGGCCACGCTTTCCTTCTACAGAAGTTTACTGCACAAAGATGGCAAAGTCCTCCTCATCCTGCTGGCAG GTGAATGTGCATGGGCCAGGTTAACAGAAATGTTTGAAGATCAGATGTACAAGCAGGGAACTGCGCAGAACTTGTCAACCAGCAGAATCAAGAGCTTTCTGGATTCCAAAAAAATCCCCTACAAAAACTACAAACTCCAGTCCCTGTTGGACATCACCGAGTGTTTCATACCTGGAGATAAAAAAGGAGACAAGATACTGGATCTCCTGACCGAGGTGATCGAGTTCCGTAAGACCGCTTCAACGGAGCAGAAGGCGAAAGTGATGGAGTTTCTGAAACTAAACAGCCAAACTGTGAACGGCCGGATCCTGTTCGACTGCAGCACCGAGGCCTTGCTGATCGACGCGTAG
- the rps25 gene encoding 40S ribosomal protein S25 has product MPPKDSKQKKDTSKAKKDKDPVNKSGGKAKKKKWSKGKVRDKLNNLVLFDKATYDKLNKEVPNYKLITPAVVSERLKIRGSLARAALLELLSKGMIKLVSKHRAQVIYTRNTKGTDEGAPEKDA; this is encoded by the exons atg CCACCCAAGGACAGCAAACAGAAAAAGGACACGTCCAAAGCCAAAAAGGACAAGGATCCAGTCAACAAATCTGGAGGCAAAGCAAAAAAGAAG AAGTGGTCCAAAGGAAAGGTCAGGGACAAGCTCAACAACCTGGTCCTCTTCGACAAGGCGACTTATGACAAGCTGAACAAAGAAGTCCCTAACTACAAGCTCATCACGCCTGCTGTGGTGTCCGAGAGGCTGAAGATCAGAGGCTCCCTGGCCAGGGCGGCCCTCCTCGAACTGCTCAGCAAAG GTATGATCAAGCTTGTGTCAAAACACAGGGCTCAGGTGATTTACACTCGCAACACCAAGGGCACTGATGAGGGAGCACCAGAGAAGGATGCGTAA
- the si:ch73-1a9.3 gene encoding non-histone chromosomal protein HMG-like isoform X2: protein MPKRSKANNDTEASEPKRRSARLVNKPAPPKAEPKAKPKKAPVKPKKTKEPKEDKPKNEEKKEDVPVENGEAKADDD, encoded by the exons ATGCCCAAAAGGAGCAAA gcAAACAATGACACCGAAGCCAGTGAG cccaAACGGAGATCGGCAAGATTGGTAAAC AAACCGGCGCCTCCTAAGGCAGAGCCGAAGGCGAAGCCGAAG AAGGCACCCGTGAAGCCCAAAAAGACCAAGGAGCCCAAGGAGGACAAACCCAAAAAcgaggagaagaaagaggatGTCCCTGTCGAGAATGGCGAGGCAAAGGCTGATGATGAT taA